TTCCTGGTGGTCGACGGCTGGGGCACGCTGCGCCAGGACTACGAGGAGCTGGAGCCCCGGGTCATCGAGATGGCGGCGCGCGGGCTGTCGTTCGGTCTGCATGTGATCGGTTCCGCCGTGCGCTGGTCGGAGTTCCGGCCCCGGCTGCGCGACCTGCTGGGCACCAAGTTCGAGCTGCGCCTCGGTGATTCGATGGAGTCCGAGGTGGGCTCCCGGACCGCCGCGGCCGTGCCGCACCAGCCCGGCCGCGGTCTGACGGCGGGCGGCCACCACTTCCTGTCTGCGCTGCCCCGGCTGGACGGCTCCGGCGAGACCGGCGACCTGACCACCGCCACCAAGTCGGCCGTCGCGGAGATCGACACCTTCTGGACGGGCCGTCCGGCACCGGGCGTCCGGCTGCTGCCGACCCGGCTGCCGGTCACCCAGCTCCCGGACGCCGAGGGCGACCTGCGGGTCTGCCTCGGCTGGGACGAACAGCGCCTGGAACCCGTCTGGCACGACTTCACCGCCAACCCGCACCTGATGGTGTTCGGCGACGGGGAGACCGGCAAGACCAACGCGCTGCGCCTGATGGTCCGCGCCATCACCTCCCGCTACACCCCGGACGAGGCCCGCATCATGGTCGCCGACCCGGGCCGCGGACTGCTCAACGCGGTGCCCGAGGAGTACCGGGTCGGGTACGTCGTGGACAGCGACGCCCTCACCCAGCTCGCCAACAGCGCCTCCGTGTCGGTGGGCAAGCGGGTGCCGGGCCCGGACATCAGCCCGGAGCAACTGGCCCGCCGCGACTGGTGGGAGGGGCCGCGGCTGTTCGTCCTCATCGACGACTACGACCTGTTCTCCGGCACCCCCGGCACCCCGCCGCCGATGGCGCCGCTGGTCCCGCTGCTCGCCCAGGGTCTGCACATCGGCATGCACGTGGTCATCGCCCGCAGCACCTCCGGCTCGGTGCGCGCCATGATGGACCCGGTGCTGCGCCGCCTGTGGGAACTGGGCAACCCCGGACTGCTCTTCTCCTACCCCAAGGAAGAGGGCAAGTTCCTCGGCGAGGCCAAGCCGCGCACCCTCCCCGCGGGCCGCGCCCAGCTCGTCACCCGCCGCTCGGTCAGGCTCGTACAGACCGGACTGGTGACCCCGTGAACCGCGCCGCGCCCCCAGGCCGCCGCTCGCCCGGCCGGCCCGTCCCCCTCCCCCACGTCCCCATCCCAGGAGCAGTCCGATGACCACCGCGCCCGCGGTCACCGCACCCGCCTCGGAGGTCTGCCGGGTCACGGTGGTGGGCCCCACCGGCCGCGCCGATCTCGCGATCCCGCTCACCACCCCGGTCTCCGCGCTGCTGCCCGTCCTGGTCCGCCATGTGACGACGGACGCGGCCGACCGGGGCAGGCCCTGGGTGCTGCAACGGCTCGGCGAGGACCCGTTCGACGCGGACGCCACCCCGGCCACCGCCGGCCTGCGCCACGGCGAGGAGCTGCATCTGCGGCCCGCCGACGATCCGCTGCCGGCCCTGCACTTCGACGACGTCTCCGACGGTGTCGCGCACGTCGTGACAGCGTTGCCAGGCGGCTGGCACCCCAAGCTGACCCGGACACTCGCGCTGGTCATGGCGGTGCTGACGCTGCCCGCCCTGGGGTACGCGCTGCTGGGCTTCGGACCGGGCCTCGCGGCCTCGGCCGGCGCCGGGGTGATCGCCGTACTGCTGGCCGCCGGGTGTGTGGCCGCCGCGCGGCTGGGCGCCGACGAGGGCAGTGTGCTGGTGGCCGGGCTGGGCGCGCTCGCGTTCGGCGGGCTGGCCGGGCTGACGTTCCGCCAGGGGCCGCACGGCGGTTACGCGCCGGGGCTGCCCGGGGTGCTGGCCGCGGCGGGCTGCGTCGCGGTGGTGGCCATCGCCCTGCTGGCGCTGCGCCCGCTGCCGCTGGTGGTCCCCGGCACCCTGCTGGTGACCGCGCTCGCGGCCGCCGTGGGCACCGGTCTGATGCGGGCCGCGCACTGGCACGGCGGGCAGGCGGTCGCCGTCGTCGCGGTCGCGATGTTCGTCCTTGGCCACTTCGGGCCCCGGCTCACCCTGCGCATGGCCCGGCTGCGGGTGCCCCTGCTGCCGCACAACGCGGCCGAGCTCCAGGAGGACATCGAGCCCGAGCCGCAGGAGCGGGTGGAGCGCAGGGTCAAGGCGGCCAGCGCCTACCTGGACACGCTCAGCGTCTCCTCCGCCCTCGTGTACGCGGCCGGCTTCTGGTACATGACGCGCGTGGCCGGCTGGATCGGATGGGTGCTGCCGCTGGTGTTCGCGGGCGCGGTACTGCTGCGGGCCCGCGGCCTGAACCGGGCGGCGCAGCGCGTGCCCACCGTGCTCGCCGGGGCCGCCGGGCTGGTCACGGTGGCGCTCACGCGGTTCGCCCCGGCGGGCGGCGGCGCCCGGGTGATCGTCGTCGCCGTCCTGCTCGCCGCGGTCGTGGGGCTGCTGGTGGCGGCGTGGCGGCTGCCCGGCGGGCGGCTGCTGCCGGTGTGGGGCCACAGCGGCGACCTGCTGGAGACCGTCACGGCGATCGCGCTGCTGCCCCTGCTGCTCCAGGTCCTGCACGCGTACGCCTACTTCCGCTCCCTGACGAGCTGAGAGGGGCCGGAGCATGCAGACCCGACGCGACCACATGCAGGCGTACCAGTTCGCCATGGGCCGGCTGGCGACCGCGCTGGTCACCGGCGACCCCGGCCGGGGCGACAGCCCGACCAGACGGGCCGCGCTGGGCAGCTTCTTCGGCGCGGGACTCGTCGTCCTGCTGTGCCTGGGGTTCCTGGTCTACGGGAAGCTGTCGCCGGTGACCACGGCGGCCTGGCGGGAGCCCGGCTCGATCATCGTGGAGAAGGAGACCGGCACCCGCTACCTCTTCCTCGACGGCCGGCTGCGGCCGGTGCGCAACTACGCCTCCGCGCTGCTGCTGACCGGCAAGGGCGGTGCCGTGCGCACCGTCGCGGCGAAGGCGCTCAGCGGCGTACCGCACGGCGCGCCGGTCGGTATCGACGGCGCGCCCGACTCGCTGCCCACCCCGGCCACCCTGCTGGCGCAGCCCTGGACCGACTGCCTGCGCCCGGACCTGCCGTCCGGCCATGTGGTCGACTTCGCGCCGGGCGGCAGGACCGTCGCGTTCCCGGCCGGCCGGCAGCTGCTGCTGAAGGCCGCGAACGGCAAGCGGTTCGTGTTGTTCGGGGGCGTCAAGTACCCGGTCCCCGCGCAGTCCGCGCTGATCGCGCTGGGCCTCGACGGCGACCGGCCCGTGGCCGCGTCCGCCGCCTGGCTGGCCGCCGTGCCGACCGGGGCGGCGCTCGCCCCGGCGAAGCTCGACGGGAGGGGCGGCGCGGCCGGGACCATCGCCGGACGGCCGGTCACCGTGGGGCAGTTGTTCACCACCGCCGCGGCCGGCGCCAAGCACAGCTATGTGATGACCAACGACGGAATCGCCCAAGTCAGCGCCAGCGAGGCGGCGTTGCTCGCGGCCGAGCCGGGCGCTCCGGCGCCGCGCCAGGTGTCGGTGACCGACATCGCGTCCGCCCGGGTCGCCGCCGGTCACTCCCTGGACAGCGGGGTGCCGGACCTCCTCGGCGCCCCGGCCGCCGACACCTCCCGGCAGGCGGTGTGCCTGCGCGAGACCTCCCGGGGCGCCCGGCTGAGCGTGAGCGTGGTCATGGAGGGCGGCCCGGCGGCGACCGGGAAGCAGCAGGTGCTGGTGCCGCCGTCGCACGGCGTGTACGCCGTGGACCAGGCCGAGCTGGCGGTCCGGACGCCGAACCCGCACACCTACCTCGTCACCGACCAGGGCATCCTCTATCCGCTGGGCAGCTCCGCCGCGCCGTCCCTCGGCATCGGCGGCACCCCGACCGCGCTGCCGGGGAGCCTGCTGGCGGCGCTGCCGCACGGCCCGGCGCTGGACCGTACGGTGGCGGCGCTGACCGTGAAGTCCGGTCAGGGCGGCGGCACTTCGGTGTCCTCCTCCGGCTCCGGTGCCTCGGCCGCCGGACGGACCTCGGGCCGCGCGCCCGTCCCCTCGGTCTCCAGCGAACCGTCCCCGACCGGCTCCGCGGCCCGGGTGGGGTGAGCGGATGCGCAGAGGACTGGGCGCCGCCCGGCTGGGCGGGACCGCGTTGCAGTGCCGGGCCGAGGGCCGGGCCCTGCTCGTGCACCCCAAGGGCGAACCCGACCCGCACGCCGCCGCGTTCGCCGCGGGGCTGGCGCCGGACCCCCAGCACACCCTGGCCGTGGTGGACCTCCCGCACGGCGCGCTGGAGGGCTCGGCGGACGCGGTGGCACGCCTGCTGGCGGGCCGGGGCGACAGCCTGCGCCTGGTCTTCGGCCGCAGTACGCCCCAGGAGGCGCGGGCCGTCGCCCAGCGCATCGCCGACCGGCTGGACCGGCTGGTGCTCGCGCCGGACGGCGAGCTGCTGCCGACCTCCGGCGGCGGCCTGTTCATCCCGAGCGACCACGGCGCGGGCTGGCTGCGGTTCCGGCCGGGCCGGGCGGCGGAACGGGACTCGAGGCGCTTCCCCAAGCCGCGCTGGGAGTTCTCCACCTTCGACCGCCCCTGGCCGACCAGCGGGCACGGGGTCGCCGAGCCGGTGCCCAGCGGGGTGTGGGTGCGCAGCCCGCACGACCACGCCGCCGCCGAGAGCGGCCGGCGGCTGGTGGACCGGCTGCCGAGCCACCCGGACATCCTCACCGTGGTGCTCGGCAGTCCGGGCGGACCGCCGGTGACCCTGGCCGATGTGACCCGGCTGTGGGAGACGGTGCTGCCCTCCGCGCGTTCCTGGGTGCGGTTCCTGCACCTCGGCCCGGTCGCGCTGCCCGAGGGCGCGGAGGCGCTGGGGCAGGAACTCGCCGACGCGCTCGGCCAGCAGGTGGTGCTGTACGCGGGCGTGCCCGTCGAGGCGCGCGTCGGTCTGGACTCTCCCGAGGTGGCGGCGGTGCGGCCGGACGGCACGCTGGGCCACCGCCCGTTCGTCAGCGAGCTGATGTACTTCCCGCGCACCGGGGAGGTCCCGGCGCCGCCCGCGCTCTTCGGGCTGCGCGGGCCCCTGTTCGGGGTGCCGGAGATCACCACGGGGGTGTACGAGTACGCCGCCGATGCGGTGCTGGAGGTGGTGCAGAGCGGGCTGTGGATGCGGCCGCTGGCCGAGCCCGCGGGCGGTGACGCGGTACGCCGGATACCGGCGGCGCCCGGGTACGCCGCCATTCTCTACGACCGCAGCACGCCCGGCGCGGAGGAGCGCATGCGCTCCCTCGCCGAGGACATGCTGTGGCGGCTCGACCCGGAGCGCCGCGAGGGCTTCACGGTCGCCCCCGCCGACGAGCCGGGCCAGGTGGCCGTCACGACGGACGACGCCCATCTGTGGTCGGCGCAGGCGCCCGCCGCGACCGGACCGCAGGCGGCGGCCGCGGTCGCACCGCGTGGCCCGGTCCGCCCGGCGGGGGCCGCGCCGTGGACCCCGGCGCAGCCGCCCAGGGCGGAGACACGGGAGACGGGGGCGGGTGCGTCGTCCGCCTTGGCGTACCTGGACGTCGACGCGCCGCCGGCCGCGGGCCGGGGCGATGCCTCTCCGGCGATGCCTCCCGTGGTGGCGCCGCCCGCGGCCAGGACCGAGTCCGAGGTGCCGTCGGCGGTGCCGCCGAAGGTCGAGACGGACGGCGAGCCCGCGCGCGGCGACGCCGGGGCGGTCGCCTCGGCGGCGGCCGGGAGCGTGGCGCCGCAGCGGCTGCCGGACGCACCGGTCGCCGTGCCCGCGCCGTCACCGGGTGACGGCCCGGCACCCGCGTCCACCGCTCAGGGGCCTGCCGGTCCCGTGCCGCCTGGACCGGTCCCGCCGGCTCCGGCAGGCTCGCAGGCGACCCGTCCCGCCGCGCCCGCGCGGGTCCCCCTGCCGAACCTGCCGGCCGTGTCGGAACCGGGGGGTACGGCAGGACCGGACGGCCCGATGCCGCAAGGAGACACCCCGCAGCACGCCGACACCCCAACGCGCCCGTCCACGCGGCGGACCGACGTGCCGCCGCGACCGCCCGCCCCCGAACCGGGGGGTACGGCAGGACCGAACGGCCCGATGCCGCGGGGACACACCCCGCAGCACGCCGACACCCCCACACGCCCGTCCACTCCGGCCACACGGCGGACCGACGCGCCGCCGCAGCCGCCCGCCCCGGAGCCGGTGTGGGCCGACACCCCGTCGGCACCATCCGCACCGGAGACAGGGCGCGGCCCGGCAGGCGTGCCCACCGGGGCACCCAGCCCGGTATCCGGCGCCCCGGCGGCCCACGTACCCACACCACCGGCTCCCCCCGCCCCCGGTGCCGACGGACCGCAGGCACCACCGCCGACTCCCACCGGCCCCGGGCCGCGGCACGCCCCGGCCGGCACACCCGCCGGAGCGCCCGAAGGACCCGGCACCGGAACACCCGGCCCGGTACCCAGCGCCCCGGCGCCCCGCATACCCACGCCGCCCGCCGTCGGCGTCCCGCGCCCCCAGTCGCCGGAGGCAACCGGCCCCGGGCCGCAGGGCGCCCCCCAGGCGCCGTCCGCCCCGGGCACGCCGGACGCCGAGGCGCCGCGCGTCCAGTCCCCGGCGCCGGCCCCCGCCGTACGTCCCGCACCGGCGCCCGCGCGGATGATCCGGCTGGAGTCCGACTCCCCGGCCGCCGCTCCCGCCGAGCCCGCGGGGCCCGCCGACGGGGGCCGGGCCGAGCAGCCGGTGCCGTCCGCCGTTGCCGGGGGTACCGCGACGAAAGCCGGCGCTCCCGCGGCCGCGGCACCCGGTGTCCGGGTCCAGCCCGTGCCCAAGGCGTCCGCCTGCGCCGTGCCACCGGAGCGGGGCATCGCGAAGGAACGGGACTGGGTGCGGCGAACGTTGAGCACGCAGTACAACGCCGTCGCGGGCACCGTCTCGCGGGTGATGTCGGAGTCACCGGGGCTGCGCGGCGGCGCACGCGGGGAGGGAGACGCGCTCACCGACCTGGTGGCCGTGCGGCTCTTCCTGTCCGGCGACCACGCGCAGGTCAACGAGGCCGTACGGACGGCCGCCGTGGGCCCGCACGTGCCGTTGGCCCGCTGTGTGGCCTCCGGGCTGCGCAGGCTGCCCTCCTACCGTGGCGCGGCCCTGCTGCGGGCCCGCGCCACGGCGGCCGAGCGCGCGTGGTTCCGCGAGGGCCGGCTGGTGTCCGAGTGGTCGTTCTGCACGGCGTACAGCGCCCCGCACCCGGGCCCGCCGGGCGGCACCGACTTCCTCATCTGGTCGATCACCGCCCGCCGCACCAATCTGATCGACCCCGCCGAACCGGACCGGGTGGTGTTCCTGCCCGGCACCACCTTCAAGGTGCTGCGCCCCTCGGACGGCGAAGGCCCGGTGCTGCTGCGGGAGTTGTCGCCCTCGGAGATCGCCTCCGACGGCAAGGTGGACGTCCAGCGGGTGCCGTTGGACGAGATCGCCCTGGACGGACTGGACCGGGCGGCGAGTGCGCTGCGTGCCGATGACGCGGCGGAGCGGGACCAGCGGGGCGGCGCGCGGGCGAAAGAGCGCTTCGGGACGCCTCCGGGCCTCATCGGTGGACCGCCGCGGCAGCGCCCCCGCGGCAACGGCGGCGCCCCGAGTGCGCCTGACGAGGGAGCGAAACTGTGACCCGGCCCGTGCTACTGGTGTCCCCGGACCGCCCCGGGGCGTACCGGACCATCGCGGACGCCCTGGCGGACGCCACCGACGGCGCGCTCATCACCGTAGCCCCCGGCCGTTACGACGAGACGCTGTACCTGAACCGTCCGCTGACCCTGGCCGCCGAGGGCGCGGGCGGCACCGTGGAGATCGCGTCGGCCTCGGGCAGCACCGTGGTACTGGACGCGGAGGCCGTGCAGCTCACCGGCCTCCAGCTGACCGGCACCGACCGCGAGGCCCCGGTGCTGGACGTGCGGCGGGGACAGGCCGCGCTGGACGGCTGCCGGATCTCCGGCGCGGCCTGGGCGGCCGTGCTGGCCTGGCAGGACGGCGTGGTCGCGCTGCGCGACTGCCGGATCACCAACGCCCAGGGCGCCGGCATCGTGGTCACCTCCGGCGGGGGCAACGCGGTGGAGCGCTCGCACATCGAGGAGGTCGGCTCGTCGGCGGTCGTGGTGGCCGAGCACGGCCGGCTGACGCTGCGCGACTGCCGTCTGGACCGGGCCCGCGGCAACGGTGTCTGCGTCAACGGCCAGGCGACGGCGGTGGTGGAGGCCACCCGGATCAGCGGCAGCGGCAAGCCCGCGCTCGCCGTGGAACAGCACGCGCGGGCCACGCTGACCGGTGTGGAGGTGAGCGGCAGCGCGGCGCTGGACGCGTATCTGACCAGTGCCGCCGAAGTCGTCCTCACCGGCTGCTCGTTCACCGGTTCCGGCGGCCAGGCGGTGCGGGTCGGCGAGGGCAGCGCTCCGGTGCTGCGTTCCTGTGTGGTCTCCGGCGCGGCGCGCGAGGGTGTCCACGTCGCGCCGGGCGGGCGGCCCCGGCTGGAGGACTGCCGGATCACCGGCACCCCGACCGGTCTGCTGGTGGAGGCGGGCGGGCGGGCCGAGTGCGCCGGGCTGACCGTCGAGGGCGCCACGACCACGGCCGTCCACGCGGCCGACGGCGAGGTGGTGCTGGAGCGGCTGACGACCGAGGGCGGTGGCGGCACCGCGCTGCGGGCCGCCGGAGCCAAGGCGCGGCTGACCGTTCGCGAAGCCGAGTTGACCGTCGGCGGGGCGTCCGGTGTGGAGTTGTCGGACGGCGCCTTCGCGACGCTGTCGGCGCTGCGGCTGCGCTCGGGCGGTGGCACGGGCCTCGCGCTCGCCTCCGGCGCCCGCGCCGAGGTGACCGGCTCGGCGTTCTCCGGCTGCTCGACGGTCGTCGGGGCCGATGCCGAACTGACCGCCCGTGACAGCGAGTTCACGGGCGCGGACGGCGACGGCATCCGGGTCAGCGCGGGCGGCGCGGTCACCGCCGTCGGCTGCCGGGTCAACGGCGCGCGCGGCCACGGCGTGAACGTCCAGGCGTCCTCGCGGGCCGAGTTGACCAACTGCACGGTCTTCGACAACGGCGGCGACGGGGTGCGCTGCAACACCGACGAGCCGGTGCGGGTGCACGACTGCGAGATCCGCGACAACGGCGGCGCGCCGGTCCGCCAGCTGAAGTCGGGCCAGGTGTCGGTGGAACGCGTCGACACCGGCACCGACCCGTCCGGCCGCACGCTGGACAGCGCGGGCGGCGGCGACGGGGCCGCCCCGGCGGACGGCGGCCCGGGGACACCGCAGGCCGCGCACACCGGCACCGGCCCGCTCGCGGAACTGGAGGCGCTGGTCGGTCTGGAGAGCGTGAAGCGCGAGGTCACCGGGCTGATCAATCTGAACAAGATGGCCCAGCGCCGCCAGGAGATGGGCCTGCCGATGCCGCCCATGAGCCGGCACCTGGTCTTCGCGGGGCCGCCCGGCACCGGCAAGACGACGGTGGCCCGGCTGTACGGCGCGGTCCTCGCGGAGCTGGGCATCCTCAGCCAGGGCCACATCGTGGAGGTGGCCCGCGCCGACCTGGTCGCGCAGATCATCGGCGGTACGGCCATCAAGACCACGGAGGTCTTCAACAAGGCGCTGGGCGGCGTCCTGTTCATCGACGAGGCGTACACGCTCACCGCCCAGTCGCGCGGCACCGGTCCCGACTTCGGGCAGGAGGCCGTCGACACGCTGATGAAGCTGATGGAGGACCACCGCGACGAGGTCGTGGTGATCGTGGCCGGCTACTCCGCGCAGATGGAGCAGTTCCTCGCCTCCAACCCCGGCATGGCCTCCCGGTTCGCCCGCACGGTGGAGTTCCCCAACTACAGCGCCGAGGAACTGGTCACCATCGTGCGGGGCCTGTGCGGCAAGCACTACTACGAGCTGTCGGACTCCGCGCTGGAGGCGCTGGACCGGTACTTCCAGGACGTGCCCAAGGGCGCCACCTTCGGCAACGGCCGTGTCGCCCGCCAGGTGTTCGAGGAGATGATCAGCAGGCAGGCCTCCCGGCTGGCCGCCGAACCACCGGGCGACGACGCCGAGTTGTCCCGCCTCACCAGCGCGGACGTCATCACGGTGCCGGGTGGCACGGCCGACACCGCGGCCGCGGCGCGCAGCGGTCCGGGCACCGCACCCGAGCAGCCCTCGGCGCCCGACCGTACGGCACCCACCGGCACGGCACCCGCGACGACGACGCCGTCCGGCACGGCGGCCCCCTCCGCCGCGCTGCGCAAGCTGGCGGCGATGACCGGGCTCGACGCGGCCAGGACCGCGCTGCGCAGCCGGGTGGAGGCGCTGGCCGGGGCCGGACGGCAGCCCGGGGCACCGGTGTCGGCGCAGGCCAACATCGTGCTGGAGGGACCGCTGGGCAGCGGCCGGCGGGCGCTGGCCCGGGCGTACGGGCGGTGTCTGACCGAGGCGGGGCTGCTGACCTCGGGCACCGTGCACGAGGTACGGCTGTCCGCGCTCCCGGCGCGGTTCCCGCAGCAGCCCGCCCACCGGCTGGCGGCCGCACTGGAGGAGGCCGAGGGCGGTCTTCTCGTGCTGCACCTCGACGACGCCCTCGGCCGGCGCTCGCCCGCCGAGCGCGCGGCGGTGCTCGACGGGCTGGCCCGGCTGGCCGCCACGCCGTGCGACTCGGTGCTGGCGCTGTGCGGCTCGCCCGCCGAGCTGCGTGCGCTGGTCGGTGAACGGGCGGACGTGGCAGGCGAGTTCGCCGAGTACCTGCGGCTCGACCCGTACACCGTGGAGCAGGCCATCGAGCTGGTGCGCCGCCGGTTGTGGGCGTTCGGCTTCCAACTGGCCGACGACGCGGTGCGGATGCTGGCCGCCGCCTTCGAGGCCGCGCCACCGCGCGGGGGCGCCTGGGAGGCACACCGGCTGGCGGAACGGCTCGCCGCGACCGCGCGCACCCGCACCGTCGCCGCCTCCGACCTCCCCCGGCCGCAGGCCCCCGCCGCTCCGGCGGCGACCGCGTCCGCACCACAGGCTCCGGATCCGGCCGCGAACGCCGTACCCGCCCCGCCCCCGCCCCCGGCGAACGGCACGGCACCGGCCGAGGGCCGTCCGGGCCCGGCGGAACCACCGCAGCAGCCGAGGCCGCTGGTGCAGACCTAACAGACGTCCGCCCCGCCGAGGCACGGCCTTCCGTGCCCCGGCGGCGGCGGGTGACCCCCCACCATCCGGCGCCGATGCGCATCCGAACCCGGTGTGACATCGCTGTCAACGGCTCCGGCCGGGCGCCGCAGGACGAGAGAGGACCAGACGATGGCACTGACGTCAGTCGAACTACAGGGAATGACCGCCGCCCAGGGCAGCTTCCAGACCGCCCTGGACGAGACCACCGGCTCGTACGCGCAGATGGACGGCCAGATCGAGGGTCTCAAGGCGAGCTGGACCGGCGACGCGGCCAACATCTACACCGCCGCCATGCAGTCCTGGCTGGAGGACTTCGACAAGGTCAACCAGGCGCTGCGCACCATGCTGGAGAAGCTGGCGGAGAACACCAACGTCTACGCCAACACCCACGAGGACACCCAGCAGCGGGCCAACCAGGTCGCACAGCAGGTCGGCAGCGGCCACGTGGGTCTGCCGGGCTTCCCTTCCTGACCCGTCCCCGACCGACACACCTCGTACCTACTCAAGGAGCCCGACAGCAGATGGCCACGTACACCGTCCAGATGGAGCAGGTCGACTACATCGTCGGCGAGATGACCACCATCACCCAGAAGATCAACCAGACCCTCGCCGACCTGGACAACGCGGCGAAGATGCACCTGAGCGAGTGGACCAGCGACGCGCAGCAGACCTACCAGCAGGTCAAGGCGCAGTGGGACGCGGCCGCCGCGGACATGACGCAGAAGGCCGCCTCCGCCACCCAGATGCTCGGCGAGATCAACGAGTACTACGTCAGCGGCGAGCGCCAGGGCGTTCGACTCTGGGGGTGACCTGTGTACGACACTCCCCCACCGCCGATAAAACCGCACAAGACACCGCCACCGCCGAAACCCGAGCACTACGACGGCCAGACGACGATCGACGCCGGGCACGGCACCCCGCCCCCGGCCAAGAGCTTCGACCCGCCGAACGTGCCGGGCGGCTCGGGCAAGCCGGGCAGCGGCACCAGTGTGGACACGCCGTCGATGCTGCTGTTCGCGGACAACATCGACAAGTTGATCAAACCCGCGCGGGACGCCGCCACCGAGCTGCAGAAGGTGCAGGTCGAACCCGGCGCGTTCTACCACGCGAACCAGATCCGGACGAAGGTCAACGGCCCGAACGCCGACTCCGGACTGAAGGATCAGTACATCAAGGTGTTCCAGGACCTGGCCCAGGGCCTGGGTGATCTGCGTGACGGCATCAAGCAGTTGGCGCAGCACTACACCACGTTGGAAGACGCCGGGAAGATGAAGGCGACGGATCTGCAGAGCGCCATGCAGAGCACATCCAGCGACTTCACCAGCCTGGTGACCGACGCCGGCGGGTCCGGCGGCGGAGCAAGTTGACGGGTGGTCCCCGCCGTTCCCCGGCGCCGTACGCCGGCGGCCGGGGAACGGCGGGGACCTGACAGCGGCGCGAGCAGGAGACTGGGGCACACATGGGCAGCCCGGACTACAACACCGGCGGGTTCAAGGACAGCGACGACGGTGTCTTCGGTGATCCCGGAAGCGATCCGGGCTCGATCCAGGACTACAACTCGTGGGACTGGAAACAGATCATGGCGGCGATCAACGGCATGGCCGCCGGCACCTCCTCCGACTCCAACGTGGAGCGGGCCAAGGGCATCTCCGACCCCCAGTCCCTGATGGACGCGGCCGGTCACTTCCTCAACGCGCAGGTGGTGCTCACCGGGATCGCCAAGAGCCTCGCCGACCAGGCGACCGCGCTGGCCGGGGAGAACGGCCCCTGGAAGGGGGCCGCCGCGGACGCCTTCCTCGATATGATCAACACCTTCTCCCGCCAGGTGAAGGCGACCGCGGACGTACTCTCCGGCGGCGAGGCGGGCAACTCGGTGCCGCAGCAGCTCGCCGACAACTCGATCAACCTGCACAACGCCCAGGTCAAGATCGCGGACATCGACAGCTGGTACGCCAACCAGGCCGTGAAGATGGGCGTCAAGCCGATGAGCAACGGTCTGATCCCGATCCACGAGAAGCCCGAGCTGGTCGAGATGATGACCAACGACATGCGGGCGGTGCTCAAGAGCCTCGCGGGCGAGTACCAGGTCACCATCGACTCGGTGCACACCCCTCCGCCGGTGACCAGCCCCACCGACAGCCCCGATGTGCCGGACGACATCCCGGACCTGACCGACCCCGATCTCACCGACCCCGGCAACCTGCCCGACGTCAGCGCGCTGGACCCGCAGCAGTTCGCCGCCCCCGACGTCACGGGCACCGAGATGCCCGAGATGCCGGTCATGGACCCGATGGACGCACTCGCCTCGCCGACGCCGTACTCCTTCGGCACCGGCGTGGACGGCAGCGGGCCCGGGCTGGACGGCAGCGGGCCCGGGCTGGACGGTCTGCCGAGCGACCTCGTCGGCAA
This Streptomyces misionensis DNA region includes the following protein-coding sequences:
- a CDS encoding WXG100 family type VII secretion target — encoded protein: MATYTVQMEQVDYIVGEMTTITQKINQTLADLDNAAKMHLSEWTSDAQQTYQQVKAQWDAAAADMTQKAASATQMLGEINEYYVSGERQGVRLWG